The proteins below come from a single Psychrobacter sp. FDAARGOS_221 genomic window:
- a CDS encoding DUF6586 family protein, producing MAEKGRVARYQADRTNQKFYFCRLACKQAGETSDKQLYQGYCESAIFHLQGALWALLQELAHFYNLDTTQPTIEYIEAELAKKTLVSPELQRIKQSLDTGVLAHIQKAYQRCQYAPAPDNKALVTSQQQDLIVNVVTLSNQWLPDEQSIREWRREFMSLVDEMRGGMVEY from the coding sequence ATGGCAGAAAAGGGCAGAGTGGCTCGTTATCAAGCAGACCGTACCAATCAAAAGTTTTATTTTTGTCGATTGGCCTGCAAGCAAGCGGGAGAAACCTCAGACAAGCAGCTGTATCAAGGCTATTGTGAATCAGCGATTTTTCATTTACAGGGCGCGTTATGGGCGTTGTTACAAGAGTTGGCTCATTTCTATAACTTAGACACGACGCAGCCGACGATTGAGTATATTGAAGCTGAATTGGCCAAAAAGACCTTAGTCTCACCAGAGCTGCAACGTATTAAGCAGTCATTAGACACAGGCGTGTTGGCGCATATTCAAAAAGCGTACCAACGCTGTCAGTATGCACCAGCTCCAGATAATAAAGCGCTTGTCACTAGCCAACAACAGGATTTGATTGTGAATGTGGTTACCCTGTCTAATCAATGGCTTCCTGATGAGCAAAGCATCCGTGAGTGGCGTCGTGAGTTTATGAGTTTGGTTGATGAGATGCGTGGTGGTATGGTTGAGTATTAA